The Mauremys reevesii isolate NIE-2019 linkage group 1, ASM1616193v1, whole genome shotgun sequence genome has a segment encoding these proteins:
- the FKBP4 gene encoding peptidyl-prolyl cis-trans isomerase FKBP4, with amino-acid sequence MTAEVWTPVGAPVEGADITPKSDGGVLKVIKTEGTGTESPMIGDKVTVHYTGWLLDGTKFDSSLDRKDKFSFDLGKGEVIKAWDIAVATMKIGEICRITCKPEYAYGSAGSPPKIPPNATLIFEIELFEFKGEDLTEDEDGGIIRRIRTKGEGYSKPNEGALVELQLEGRHGDRVFDKRELRFEIGEGENYDLPPGLEQAIQKMEKSEESVVYLKPSYGFGSAGKEKFQVPPNAELQYEVKLKSFEKAKESWEMNTDEKLEQSSIVKERGTQYFKEGKYKQATLQYKKIVSWLEHETGFSEEDDAKAKSLRLAALLNLAMCHLKLKEYSLALENCSKALELDSSNEKGLFRRGEAHLAVNDFELARADFQKVLQLYPSNKAAKVQLLACQQKIREQHEREKKMYANMFQRLADKDSKPEADTLQTSGSCKDDTDMKEDKQNGVEDKSQVDAEA; translated from the exons ATGACTGCGGAGGTGTGGACGCCGGTGGGGGCTCCCGTGGAGGGCGCGGACATCACCCCCAAGAGCGACGGGGGGGTGCTCAAG GTTATCAAAACGGAAGGAACTGGGACAGAGTCTCCCATGATAGGTGATAAAGTGACTGTCCATTATACAGGATGGCTTCTGGATGGCACAAAGTTTGACTCTAGCCTGGACAGGAAAGACAAGTTCTCATTTGATTTGGGGAAAG GTGAGGTGATCAAAGCTTGGGACATTGCTGTGGCAACTATGAAGATTGGGGAAATCTGTCGGATTACCTGCAAACCAGAATATGCCTATGGTTCTGCTGGGAGCCCCCCTAAAATACCTCCCAATGCCACATTGATTTTTGAG ATAGAGCTGTTTGAGTTTAAGGGAGAGGATCTCACAGAGGATGAAGACGGCGGAATAATCCGAAGAATCCGTACGAAGGGCGAAGGCTACTCCAAGCCCAATGAGGGAGCCCTTGTAGAGC TCCAGCTAGAAGGTCGACATGGAGATCGAGTGTTTGACAAGCGGGAGCTGCGGTTTGAGATTGGAGAAGGGGAAAATTATGACCTTCCTCCTGGCCTGGAACAAGCAATTCAGAAAATGGAGAAGTCAGAGGAATCTGTGGTGTATCTCAAACCCAG CTACGGTTTTGGGAGTGCTGGGAAGGAGAAGTTTCAGGTCCCTCCAAACGCAGAGCTGCAATATGAAGTGAAACTCAAAAGCTTTGAAAAG GCTAAGGAATCTTGGGAGATGAATACAGACGAGAAGCTGGAACAAAGCTCCATTGTGAAGGAGAGAGGCACTCAGTACTTCAAG GAAGGGAAGTACAAACAAGCAACATTACAATATAAGAAGATTGTGTCCTGGCTGGAGCACGAAACAGGCTTCTCTGAAGAGGATGATGCAAAGGCCAAGAGCCTGAGGCTTGCTGCCCTCCTTAACCTGGCCATGTGCCATCTCAAGCTGAAGGAGTACTCCCTGGCCTTGGAAAACTGCAGCAAG GCGCTTGAGTTGGACAGCAGCAACGAGAAAGGTCTTTTCCGGCGTGGTGAGGCCCATCTAGCTGTCAATGACTTTGAATTGGCCCGGGCAGATTTCCAGAAGGTGCTACAACTTTACCCTAGCAACAAAGCAGCCAAAGTGCAGCTACTAGCCTGTCAGCAAAAGATCCGGGAGCAGCACGAGAGAGAGAAGAAGATGTATGCCAACATGTTCCAGAGGCTTGCAGACAAGGACTCCAAG CCAGAAGCTGATaccctccagaccagtggcagcTGCAAAGATGACACAGACATGAAAGAAGACAAACAGAACGGAGTTGAAGATAAATCACAAGTTGATGCAGAAGCataa